One Chryseobacterium indoltheticum DNA segment encodes these proteins:
- a CDS encoding RsmE family RNA methyltransferase, whose protein sequence is MKLFFGEINNGKAIINDEEQQHIVKVLRMKDGEEIHVTDGKGNLASGALIIEGKKAGIEVAEIKTKISDFSPKLHIAIAPTKNIDRIEFFVEKAVEMGISEVTILQTEKTERKNLNIDKIRKQAIAASKQSLRFHFPVINGLIKIQDFLKKINSETTFVAHCNEKLERIVLNEIPQLENYTFLIGPEGDFSDKEIMFLAEKGIKAVSLGNQRLRTETAGVFVAAWNYNKMIK, encoded by the coding sequence ATGAAACTTTTTTTTGGCGAAATCAATAACGGAAAAGCAATCATTAACGATGAAGAGCAGCAGCACATCGTAAAAGTTCTTCGCATGAAAGATGGCGAAGAAATTCATGTAACTGACGGAAAGGGAAATCTTGCTTCCGGAGCATTAATTATTGAAGGAAAAAAAGCCGGAATTGAGGTTGCTGAAATTAAAACCAAAATATCTGATTTCAGTCCAAAACTTCATATTGCCATTGCGCCGACTAAAAATATCGACCGTATCGAATTTTTTGTAGAAAAGGCTGTAGAAATGGGAATTTCTGAAGTTACAATTCTTCAAACCGAAAAAACTGAACGTAAAAATCTGAATATTGATAAAATCAGAAAACAGGCAATTGCGGCTTCAAAGCAAAGTTTAAGATTTCATTTTCCTGTTATAAATGGTTTAATTAAAATTCAGGATTTTCTAAAAAAAATAAATTCTGAAACTACTTTTGTCGCACATTGTAATGAAAAGTTAGAAAGAATAGTTTTAAATGAAATTCCACAACTAGAAAACTATACTTTTTTGATTGGCCCTGAAGGTGATTTTTCAGATAAGGAAATTATGTTTTTAGCCGAAAAAGGAATTAAAGCGGTTTCATTAGGAAATCAAAGATTGAGAACAGAAACAGCAGGAGTTTTTGTAGCTGCTTGGAATTATAATAAAATGATTAAATAG
- a CDS encoding putative periplasmic lipoprotein: MKKLLPGFLIILTLSACKHSAKDPDTSIVKQEKPISQDDITKVTLADRHGDEMEIITNNTKNTVIVRLNGQSYELYKNAENPGFSTDDNKYQFTETKYEVTFLKKDADMVLFHAKKDQPTKKIALQ, encoded by the coding sequence ATGAAAAAACTTTTACCCGGATTTCTTATAATCCTCACTCTATCAGCCTGTAAACACTCGGCTAAAGACCCAGACACATCAATCGTTAAGCAAGAAAAACCAATCTCTCAAGACGACATCACTAAGGTAACACTCGCTGACCGTCATGGTGATGAAATGGAAATCATTACGAATAACACCAAGAATACTGTCATTGTAAGACTTAACGGGCAATCTTATGAACTTTATAAAAATGCAGAAAACCCCGGTTTTTCTACTGATGATAACAAATATCAATTTACTGAAACAAAATATGAAGTCACTTTCTTAAAAAAAGATGCTGACATGGTTTTATTTCATGCAAAAAAAGATCAACCCACCAAAAAAATCGCATTACAATAA
- the tsaD gene encoding tRNA (adenosine(37)-N6)-threonylcarbamoyltransferase complex transferase subunit TsaD: MSDSIILGIESSCDDTSAAIIKGNSILSNIAANQEIHKEYGGVVPELASRAHQQNIIPVVEKSILKANIQQNAISAIGFTRGPGLLGSLLVGTSFAKSLAMSLDVPLIEVNHLQAHILAHFIDDANPVPPKFPFLCLTVSGGHTMIVLVKDYFDMEIIGKTIDDAAGEAFDKIGKIFDLDYPAGPIIDRLAKEGNPDAFKFNKPRLENYDYSFSGIKTSVLYFIQKEVRKNPDFIKENMNDLCASVQKCIIEILMNKLEKAAKDLNIKEVAIAGGVSANSALRKVMQDNHDKLGWNIYIPKFEYTTDNAAMIAMVAQLKFERGEFTDLRTTATSKYDL; this comes from the coding sequence ATGAGCGACTCTATAATTTTAGGTATCGAATCATCTTGCGATGACACTTCAGCAGCTATTATCAAAGGGAATTCTATTCTTTCAAACATTGCAGCCAATCAGGAAATCCACAAAGAATATGGTGGAGTTGTTCCGGAGCTGGCTTCTCGTGCTCATCAGCAGAATATCATTCCTGTTGTTGAAAAATCTATACTCAAAGCAAATATACAACAAAATGCAATTTCTGCCATAGGCTTTACGAGAGGTCCCGGACTTTTGGGCTCCCTGCTTGTAGGAACCTCTTTTGCTAAGTCGCTCGCTATGAGTTTGGATGTTCCTTTAATAGAGGTAAATCACCTTCAGGCGCATATTTTAGCGCATTTCATTGACGATGCAAATCCTGTGCCGCCAAAATTCCCGTTTTTGTGTCTTACCGTAAGTGGTGGACATACGATGATTGTCTTGGTAAAAGATTATTTCGATATGGAAATTATCGGGAAAACAATTGATGATGCTGCCGGTGAAGCTTTTGATAAAATCGGGAAAATTTTTGATCTTGATTATCCTGCAGGTCCAATCATCGATAGATTAGCCAAAGAAGGAAATCCGGATGCTTTCAAATTTAATAAGCCAAGACTTGAAAATTACGATTACTCTTTTAGTGGAATTAAAACCTCGGTTTTATATTTTATTCAGAAAGAAGTTAGGAAAAATCCTGATTTCATTAAAGAAAATATGAATGATCTTTGTGCTTCCGTACAAAAGTGTATCATTGAAATTTTGATGAATAAATTAGAGAAAGCAGCTAAAGATTTAAACATCAAAGAAGTTGCGATTGCAGGTGGCGTTTCTGCCAACTCAGCATTGAGAAAAGTGATGCAGGATAATCACGACAAATTGGGCTGGAATATTTATATCCCGAAATTTGAATATACCACCGATAACGCAGCAATGATTGCAATGGTAGCACAACTGAAATTTGAACGCGGTGAGTTTACAGATTTAAGAACTACAGCAACCTCGAAATACGATTTATAA
- a CDS encoding efflux RND transporter periplasmic adaptor subunit gives MKRVVPGVVLSAVLLLFSCNEKKEEKQEDSVYPVTSPVKMDTIINKDFVAQVQSVKNIEVRAQEKGFLEKIYVDEGQYVKAGQTLFRIMPQVYQAELLKAKAEVEQASIELRNASTLANNDIVSKNERLMAKAKLDAANAEMRLAQIHLSFTDIKAPFSGVIDRIPLKLGSLVDEGDLLTTLSDNTNIYTYFNVSEPEYLNYQTNVAGRGNQNVSLVMANGDLFNQTGEIQTIEGQFDNETGNIAFRAKFPNPEKLLRNGETGKIRMTLPLKNALIIPQKATYEIQDQKYVFVIDKNGVAKSKNIKVSYELPDIYVVSSGISPDEKILLEGVQKVKDDQKVKVKFQDPKKVLQSLKLKAE, from the coding sequence ATGAAAAGAGTTGTCCCAGGCGTTGTATTAAGCGCTGTTCTCTTACTGTTTAGCTGTAACGAGAAGAAGGAAGAAAAACAAGAAGACTCAGTGTATCCGGTGACTTCCCCCGTAAAAATGGATACCATTATTAATAAAGACTTTGTTGCTCAGGTACAGTCTGTAAAAAATATCGAAGTGCGGGCTCAGGAAAAAGGTTTCCTAGAAAAAATCTATGTAGACGAAGGTCAGTATGTAAAGGCTGGACAGACATTATTCAGAATTATGCCTCAGGTTTATCAGGCCGAATTATTAAAAGCAAAAGCTGAAGTAGAGCAGGCTTCAATTGAATTGAGAAATGCAAGTACACTTGCCAACAATGATATCGTTTCAAAGAACGAGAGATTAATGGCAAAAGCAAAACTAGACGCAGCCAATGCAGAAATGAGATTGGCGCAAATTCACCTTTCATTTACTGATATCAAAGCGCCATTTTCAGGTGTAATTGATAGAATTCCTTTAAAATTGGGAAGTCTCGTTGATGAAGGTGATCTTTTGACTACACTTTCAGACAATACCAATATTTACACATATTTCAATGTTTCGGAACCTGAATATCTCAATTATCAGACTAATGTTGCAGGCCGTGGAAATCAAAATGTAAGTTTGGTGATGGCAAACGGAGATTTGTTTAATCAGACTGGAGAAATTCAGACCATTGAAGGGCAGTTTGATAATGAAACGGGAAATATCGCTTTCAGAGCCAAGTTTCCAAATCCTGAAAAGCTGTTAAGAAATGGTGAAACCGGAAAAATCAGAATGACTTTGCCGCTCAAAAATGCATTAATCATTCCTCAGAAAGCTACTTATGAAATTCAGGATCAGAAATATGTTTTTGTAATTGATAAAAACGGAGTTGCAAAATCAAAAAATATCAAAGTGTCTTATGAGCTTCCGGATATCTATGTTGTTTCTTCAGGGATTTCTCCGGATGAAAAAATCTTGTTAGAAGGTGTTCAGAAGGTGAAAGATGATCAGAAAGTAAAGGTGAAATTTCAGGATCCGAAGAAAGTTCTTCAGTCTTTAAAATTAAAAGCAGAGTAA
- a CDS encoding TrmH family RNA methyltransferase, producing MKDLEKTYEYLQQFLTEERLRKIEHFAPESSDFILPVIEDIYQFRNAAAIVRSVEACGFHKVVALQEEHSFEPNLKVTKGADTWVEVERLPRNMESFQNIKNRGYKMVAVSLEKNAKFLPEYEITEPIALVFGTEMEGVSQEILDFADETLAIPMYGFTRSFNVSVAASICMYELKQKLIKSNIDYKLNEEKLLRMKIRWAVNSMRSGEQVFNKYLKDNNFNF from the coding sequence ATGAAAGATTTAGAGAAAACTTACGAGTATTTACAGCAATTTTTAACCGAAGAAAGATTAAGAAAAATCGAACATTTTGCTCCTGAAAGTTCAGATTTTATACTTCCGGTGATTGAAGATATTTATCAGTTCAGAAACGCAGCTGCAATTGTGCGTTCTGTTGAAGCTTGTGGTTTTCATAAAGTGGTTGCTTTGCAGGAAGAGCATAGCTTTGAGCCCAATTTAAAAGTAACAAAAGGAGCAGATACATGGGTTGAAGTAGAAAGGCTTCCCAGAAATATGGAATCTTTTCAGAATATTAAAAACAGAGGATATAAAATGGTAGCAGTTTCGCTGGAAAAAAACGCAAAATTTTTACCTGAATATGAAATTACAGAACCAATCGCTTTAGTTTTCGGAACCGAAATGGAAGGTGTTTCTCAGGAGATTTTAGATTTTGCAGATGAAACTCTGGCAATTCCGATGTATGGCTTTACCAGAAGTTTTAATGTTTCTGTTGCTGCCTCAATCTGTATGTATGAATTGAAGCAAAAGCTTATAAAATCTAATATTGACTACAAATTGAATGAAGAAAAGCTGTTAAGAATGAAAATTCGTTGGGCAGTAAATTCTATGCGAAGCGGGGAGCAGGTTTTTAATAAGTATTTGAAGGATAATAATTTCAACTTTTAA
- a CDS encoding NAD(P)/FAD-dependent oxidoreductase: protein MRNVDYIIVGDGYAALFFAHQLLLNNKSFVIFSEGKKSASQISAGIINPVVLKKFTTFWLAQEQIDFLKKSLKEIESYTGHNYLIESPIHRIFHDENEQKLWLKKSDNDELRNFLDENFDHLNGVKNDFQTGKVNQSARLNVKGFFNGLLSYLENKGNLIKEKFDYSLIDTSNSTYQDFSFKNILFSEGIGVKENPYFSDIAVNPNKGHHIRVKLSESIPKDITIKKKHFLFPLDDNLHFYGGTYDREQLHHEIDNSAVAQLKKGLSEFYMSDFEIKEVHFGFRPTVKDRRPILGRHSQHHNFYVFNGLGARGILNGCYFSKTLFDYIENNIPLPKEISIDRFNQKDA, encoded by the coding sequence CTCGGAGGGTAAGAAAAGTGCATCGCAAATTTCTGCCGGAATTATTAATCCCGTAGTTTTAAAAAAGTTTACTACATTTTGGTTAGCTCAGGAACAAATTGATTTTCTAAAAAAATCTCTTAAAGAAATAGAATCTTATACAGGTCACAATTATCTGATAGAATCTCCTATTCATAGAATTTTTCATGATGAGAACGAACAGAAACTTTGGCTTAAAAAATCTGATAATGATGAGTTAAGAAACTTTTTAGATGAAAATTTCGATCATTTAAATGGTGTAAAAAACGATTTTCAGACTGGAAAGGTCAATCAGTCAGCGAGACTGAATGTTAAAGGATTTTTTAACGGTTTATTGAGTTATTTAGAAAATAAAGGGAATTTGATCAAAGAAAAATTTGATTATTCACTAATCGATACTTCAAATTCTACTTACCAAGATTTTAGCTTTAAAAACATCTTGTTCAGCGAAGGAATAGGGGTAAAAGAAAATCCTTACTTTTCAGATATTGCTGTTAATCCAAACAAAGGTCATCATATTCGTGTAAAGCTTTCTGAATCTATTCCTAAAGATATTACCATTAAGAAAAAGCACTTTTTGTTTCCTTTGGATGATAATCTCCATTTTTATGGCGGAACGTACGACCGTGAACAACTTCATCACGAAATTGACAATTCTGCAGTCGCACAGTTAAAAAAAGGTCTTTCAGAATTTTATATGTCTGATTTTGAGATTAAGGAAGTGCATTTTGGTTTCAGACCTACCGTAAAAGATAGGAGACCTATTTTGGGAAGGCATTCTCAGCATCACAATTTTTATGTTTTTAATGGTTTAGGAGCCCGCGGAATTCTTAATGGCTGCTATTTCTCAAAAACATTGTTCGATTATATAGAAAATAATATTCCCTTGCCCAAAGAGATTTCAATCGATAGGTTTAATCAAAAAGACGCTTAA
- a CDS encoding TolC family protein — protein sequence MKIYNKYIAAIALSLVLASCKAPMATVIQDEVKNNIPENFTQNEQQDVNNNSGTTPWRQFFTDPNLVSLIETSLKNNQELMITLQEIEIAKSGVVAKKGKLSPTVRAGLGAGVEKVGRYTSTGAGDASTEIEPGREMPDPLGNFEGGLMANWEIDIWKKLRTEKEAAVAHYLSTVEGKNFVLSNLIEEVADNYYELLALDNQMDIIQQYIKLQTRALEIAKIQKQAAAATELAVKKFEAELAKSKATEYTIRQQITEKENQINALCGRYPQPIVRTKESFMSTIPQTVYTGIPSQLLANRPDIKQAELELKSAKLDVEAARKEFYPSLEISATLGLEAFKPSYLVKLPESIATSLVGELAGPLINKSAIKANFQTADAKQIQALYEYDKTILNAYLDISNLMSKVKNIDQYYQLKSQETQALDQSIDIANQLFKNSRADYLEVLLNQRDALDAKMELIEAKQKQLSTVVDIYKGLGGGWK from the coding sequence ATGAAGATTTATAATAAATATATAGCAGCCATCGCCTTATCGCTTGTTTTAGCAAGTTGTAAGGCGCCAATGGCGACCGTCATTCAGGACGAAGTAAAAAATAATATTCCTGAGAATTTTACTCAAAATGAGCAACAGGATGTCAATAACAATAGTGGAACTACGCCGTGGAGACAGTTTTTCACAGATCCAAATTTGGTAAGCTTAATCGAAACTTCTTTGAAAAACAATCAGGAGTTGATGATCACACTTCAGGAAATTGAGATTGCAAAAAGCGGAGTTGTTGCTAAAAAAGGAAAACTTTCACCCACAGTTAGAGCAGGATTAGGAGCCGGAGTTGAAAAAGTAGGTCGCTACACAAGTACAGGTGCCGGTGATGCATCCACTGAAATAGAGCCCGGAAGAGAAATGCCCGATCCGCTTGGGAATTTCGAAGGAGGTTTGATGGCCAACTGGGAAATCGACATCTGGAAAAAACTCAGAACGGAAAAAGAAGCTGCTGTTGCGCATTATCTTTCAACTGTTGAAGGAAAGAATTTTGTTCTTTCTAATCTGATCGAGGAAGTTGCCGATAATTATTACGAATTATTAGCGCTCGATAATCAGATGGATATTATTCAGCAGTATATCAAATTGCAGACTAGAGCTTTAGAAATTGCTAAAATCCAGAAACAGGCAGCAGCGGCAACAGAATTGGCGGTGAAAAAGTTTGAAGCAGAATTAGCAAAATCAAAAGCAACAGAATATACAATCCGTCAGCAGATCACCGAAAAGGAAAACCAGATCAATGCACTTTGCGGTCGTTATCCGCAGCCGATTGTGAGAACGAAGGAAAGTTTTATGTCTACCATTCCGCAAACGGTTTATACGGGAATTCCGTCACAATTATTAGCAAACCGTCCTGATATTAAACAGGCTGAATTAGAATTAAAATCTGCAAAACTAGATGTTGAAGCCGCAAGAAAAGAGTTTTATCCAAGCTTAGAAATTTCTGCAACTCTAGGCTTGGAAGCCTTTAAACCTTCTTATCTGGTTAAATTACCAGAGTCGATCGCTACAAGTTTAGTGGGAGAATTGGCGGGGCCACTGATTAATAAAAGTGCTATTAAAGCTAATTTCCAAACAGCAGATGCAAAGCAGATTCAGGCTTTGTATGAGTACGACAAAACTATTTTGAATGCCTATCTGGATATTTCAAACCTGATGTCGAAAGTAAAAAATATCGATCAGTATTACCAATTGAAGTCTCAGGAGACGCAGGCTTTAGACCAATCTATCGATATTGCCAATCAGCTTTTCAAAAACTCAAGAGCCGATTATCTGGAAGTTCTTTTAAACCAAAGAGACGCTTTAGATGCAAAAATGGAATTGATTGAAGCCAAGCAAAAACAATTAAGCACCGTTGTAGACATTTATAAAGGTTTAGGCGGCGGCTGGAAATAA
- a CDS encoding asparaginase has protein sequence MKRKVLLIYTGGTIGMEKDYETGSLRAFDFGNIFEKMPEMKLMECEVFVHPFAQPLDSSDMGPEEWRMIANLIFDNYKKYDGFLILHGTDTMSYTASALSFMLKGLTKPVILTGSQLPIGDLRTDAKENLLTSLYYASLYEENEAVIQEVAIYFEYKLLRGNRTLKYSAEYFDAYASPNYPILGQSGVHLKIDKDNLFRCDGRIEFHVDEHISEDVLFWRIFPGMKLNHFKEIPKMKVLILQVFGSGTIFSSEKTLETLQQIRSNGTEIVVVSQCISGGISFGKYENSNIFSRIGAISGRDMTAESAITKAMHLIDNPNYRGSFADNFSRNICGEISE, from the coding sequence ATGAAGCGAAAAGTCCTTCTTATTTATACCGGCGGAACGATTGGTATGGAAAAAGACTACGAAACAGGAAGTCTCCGTGCCTTTGATTTCGGAAATATTTTTGAGAAAATGCCCGAAATGAAGCTGATGGAATGCGAGGTATTCGTACATCCTTTTGCACAACCGCTCGACTCTTCCGATATGGGACCTGAAGAATGGAGAATGATCGCCAATTTAATATTCGACAATTATAAGAAATATGACGGCTTCCTCATTCTTCACGGGACAGATACGATGTCTTATACTGCTTCTGCATTGAGTTTTATGTTGAAAGGTTTGACAAAACCAGTTATTTTAACAGGTTCACAACTTCCCATTGGAGATCTGAGAACTGATGCAAAAGAAAATCTTCTGACGAGTTTATATTATGCAAGTCTTTATGAAGAAAACGAAGCCGTGATTCAGGAAGTTGCGATCTATTTTGAATATAAATTATTGAGAGGGAACCGTACTTTAAAGTATTCTGCGGAGTATTTTGATGCATATGCAAGTCCGAACTACCCTATTTTAGGACAATCTGGAGTTCATTTAAAGATTGATAAGGACAATCTTTTCCGTTGCGACGGTAGAATTGAATTTCATGTTGACGAACATATTTCTGAAGATGTTCTTTTCTGGAGAATTTTCCCGGGAATGAAGCTGAATCATTTTAAAGAGATTCCGAAAATGAAAGTGTTGATCTTACAGGTTTTTGGTTCGGGAACGATTTTCAGCAGTGAAAAGACCTTGGAAACTTTACAACAAATCAGAAGTAACGGAACCGAGATTGTCGTGGTAAGTCAGTGCATTTCAGGCGGAATATCATTTGGAAAATATGAAAACTCTAATATTTTCTCAAGAATCGGAGCGATCAGCGGAAGAGATATGACTGCAGAATCTGCAATTACCAAAGCAATGCACTTGATTGACAACCCAAATTATCGTGGAAGTTTTGCTGATAATTTCTCAAGAAATATCTGTGGAGAAATAAGCGAGTAA
- a CDS encoding efflux RND transporter permease subunit, giving the protein MFKKFIRRPVLSIVISLIIVFMGVLSLMKLPITQFPAISPPKVNITATYPGANNELLVKAVVIPLERSLNGVPGMKYMTSDAGNDGETSIQVVFDLGTDPNVAAVNVQNRVSSAVNKLPPLVVREGVKITREEPNMLMYINLYSDDPKADQKFLFNYADINVMSELRRVSGVGFADILGTREYAMRIWLKPDRLTAYNISADEVMEALNQQSLEASPGKTGESSGKRSQSFEYILKYSGRFNNEKDYGNIILKAKSAGEFVRLKDVADIEFGSSMYDIYSTLNGKPSAAITVKQSYGSNASDVIKNVKTLMADLEKTNFPKGMHYDISYDVSRFLDASIEKVVHTLFEAFILVAIVVFLFLGDWRSTLIPAIAVPVSLVGTFAVMSAFGITLNMISLFALVMAIGVVVDDAIVVIEAVHAKMEEKGLSALKATEEAMHEISGAIIAITLVMAAVFIPVAFMSGPVGVFYRQFSITMASSIILSGVVALTLTPALCALILKNNHGKAKKKGPITILLDKFNNVFTKGAGKYENLLKKTVTKKFITLPLLLIFCACTYFLSNSLPSGFIPGEDQGMIYAIIQTPPGSTLERTNQIAKELLKESEDIDGVQSVSSLAGYEILTEGTGSNSGTCLINLKSWEDRSESAAEIIEKLEEKAKNIPGANIEFFQPPSIPGYGAAGGFELRLLDKAGSGDYQKMEQVSTDFVKELKKRPELGSAFTFYSASFPQYMLKIDNDLAEQKGVSIEKAMDNLSTLIGSNYETSFIRFDRPYKVIVQAGPQYRALPSDLMKLYVKNDKDQMVPYSDFMHLEKVYGLSEITRHNMYNSSEVSGTPAPGYSSGQAIKAIQEVADKTLPRGFGIDWAGISKDEVGRGNEAVYIFLICLGFVYLILSAQYESFILPLPVILSLPTGIFGAFLCLKLLGLENNIYAQVAMVMLIGLLGKNAVLIIEFAVQKKAEEGIPVAQAAIEGAAIRFRPILMTSFAFVAGLIPLVMATGPGAVGNRTIGTAAAGGMLIGTVFGLMIIPGLYYIFGTIADKSRLAKYEEENPLTEQTEPYQHDDKHEDL; this is encoded by the coding sequence ATGTTTAAAAAATTCATCCGCAGACCCGTTCTGTCGATCGTAATCTCTTTGATTATCGTTTTTATGGGAGTTTTATCATTAATGAAACTTCCGATTACTCAGTTTCCTGCGATTTCTCCGCCAAAAGTAAATATTACGGCAACTTATCCGGGAGCCAATAACGAATTACTTGTAAAGGCAGTGGTAATTCCTTTGGAGCGATCATTAAATGGTGTTCCGGGAATGAAATACATGACTTCAGATGCCGGAAATGACGGTGAAACATCCATTCAGGTGGTTTTTGATTTGGGAACAGACCCGAATGTTGCTGCAGTAAACGTTCAAAACCGTGTCTCTTCGGCAGTTAATAAACTTCCACCTTTGGTGGTACGTGAAGGGGTGAAGATTACCCGTGAAGAACCGAATATGTTGATGTATATTAACTTGTACAGTGACGATCCCAAAGCTGATCAAAAGTTTCTTTTCAACTATGCAGATATCAATGTAATGTCTGAATTGAGAAGGGTAAGCGGAGTAGGTTTTGCCGATATTTTGGGAACCCGTGAATATGCAATGCGTATTTGGCTGAAACCCGACAGACTTACAGCTTATAATATTTCGGCTGATGAAGTAATGGAAGCTTTAAACCAACAAAGTTTAGAGGCTTCTCCCGGCAAAACAGGCGAAAGCTCAGGTAAACGTTCTCAGTCTTTTGAATATATTTTGAAATATTCCGGACGTTTTAATAATGAAAAAGATTACGGAAATATTATTCTTAAAGCTAAATCTGCCGGCGAATTTGTAAGACTAAAAGATGTTGCAGATATCGAATTTGGTTCTTCAATGTATGATATTTATTCTACATTGAACGGAAAACCTTCTGCTGCAATTACGGTAAAACAATCGTACGGATCAAACGCAAGTGACGTTATCAAAAATGTAAAAACATTGATGGCAGATCTTGAGAAAACCAATTTCCCGAAAGGAATGCATTATGACATCAGTTATGACGTTTCCAGATTCCTGGATGCTTCGATTGAAAAGGTAGTTCATACTTTATTTGAGGCCTTTATTTTGGTGGCGATTGTGGTGTTTTTATTCCTTGGAGATTGGCGTTCGACGCTTATTCCGGCGATTGCGGTTCCGGTTTCATTAGTAGGAACTTTTGCAGTGATGTCCGCATTTGGAATTACTTTAAATATGATTTCACTTTTCGCTTTGGTAATGGCAATTGGGGTCGTCGTCGACGATGCGATTGTAGTAATTGAAGCCGTTCACGCCAAGATGGAGGAAAAAGGACTTTCTGCATTAAAGGCGACTGAAGAAGCAATGCACGAAATCAGCGGAGCAATTATCGCAATCACTTTAGTAATGGCAGCGGTGTTTATTCCGGTGGCATTTATGTCGGGTCCGGTTGGGGTTTTCTACCGTCAGTTTTCGATTACAATGGCGTCATCAATTATTCTTTCGGGAGTTGTGGCGTTGACGTTGACTCCGGCTTTATGTGCTTTAATTCTAAAAAACAACCACGGAAAAGCGAAAAAGAAAGGTCCGATCACGATTCTTTTAGATAAATTCAACAATGTATTTACAAAAGGAGCAGGAAAATATGAGAACTTACTGAAGAAAACAGTTACTAAAAAGTTCATTACACTTCCTTTGTTATTGATCTTCTGCGCATGTACTTACTTTTTGAGCAACTCATTGCCTTCAGGGTTTATTCCGGGAGAAGATCAGGGGATGATTTATGCAATTATCCAGACGCCGCCGGGTTCTACATTAGAAAGAACGAATCAGATTGCCAAAGAATTATTAAAAGAATCTGAAGATATTGACGGAGTACAGTCGGTTTCTTCATTAGCTGGTTACGAAATTCTGACCGAAGGAACAGGTTCAAATTCAGGAACATGTTTAATCAACCTTAAAAGTTGGGAAGACCGTTCAGAATCTGCCGCCGAGATTATTGAAAAGCTCGAAGAAAAAGCCAAAAATATTCCGGGAGCCAATATTGAATTCTTCCAACCACCTTCTATTCCTGGTTATGGAGCTGCAGGTGGATTTGAATTGAGACTTTTGGATAAAGCCGGAAGCGGTGATTATCAGAAGATGGAGCAGGTAAGTACCGATTTTGTGAAAGAACTCAAGAAACGTCCTGAATTGGGTTCTGCATTTACCTTCTATTCTGCGAGTTTCCCGCAATATATGCTTAAAATCGATAATGATTTAGCTGAACAAAAAGGCGTAAGCATCGAGAAAGCAATGGATAATCTTTCGACATTAATCGGTTCAAACTACGAAACCAGTTTCATCCGTTTCGACCGACCTTATAAAGTAATCGTTCAGGCGGGTCCGCAATATCGTGCTTTACCAAGTGATTTGATGAAATTGTATGTGAAAAACGATAAAGATCAAATGGTTCCGTATTCAGATTTTATGCATCTGGAAAAAGTGTATGGTCTTTCAGAAATCACAAGACATAATATGTACAACTCTTCTGAGGTGAGCGGAACTCCGGCGCCTGGTTACAGTTCCGGACAGGCAATTAAAGCCATTCAGGAAGTAGCCGATAAAACATTACCAAGAGGTTTCGGAATCGACTGGGCGGGAATTTCAAAAGATGAAGTTGGTCGTGGGAACGAAGCAGTGTACATCTTCTTGATCTGTTTGGGATTTGTTTATTTAATTCTTTCTGCGCAGTATGAAAGCTTCATTCTTCCTTTACCGGTGATTCTTTCGTTACCGACAGGTATTTTCGGAGCATTTTTATGTTTAAAACTTTTAGGTTTAGAAAACAACATCTACGCACAGGTTGCAATGGTTATGTTGATCGGACTTTTAGGTAAAAATGCCGTATTGATCATTGAATTTGCCGTTCAGAAAAAAGCTGAAGAAGGAATTCCTGTTGCACAGGCGGCAATTGAAGGAGCTGCCATCCGTTTCAGACCCATTTTGATGACTTCATTTGCATTTGTTGCAGGGTTAATTCCTTTGGTAATGGCAACCGGACCGGGAGCTGTCGGAAACAGAACGATAGGAACGGCAGCAGCAGGAGGAATGCTTATCGGGACTGTTTTCGGACTGATGATTATTCCGGGATTATATTACATTTTCGGAACTATTGCAGACAAATCCCGACTGGCAAAATATGAAGAAGAAAATCCGTTAACTGAACAAACAGAACCTTATCAACACGATGATAAACATGAAGATTTATAA